Proteins co-encoded in one Listeria ivanovii subsp. ivanovii genomic window:
- a CDS encoding PTS lactose/cellobiose transporter subunit IIA, with product MDIEKISFSLISLAGDSFSKLIEALQAAKESDTARVELLLKEADELMIQAHKEQTEMLIQETRGEKASYSVLLVHAQDTLMNTILASTLIREMIEMYQEIKAIKMEGEK from the coding sequence ATGGACATAGAAAAAATATCGTTTTCATTAATTTCACTAGCGGGAGATTCGTTTTCCAAATTAATCGAAGCACTTCAAGCGGCAAAAGAATCTGATACAGCTCGCGTGGAGTTACTACTAAAAGAAGCAGATGAGTTAATGATTCAAGCTCACAAAGAACAAACAGAAATGTTAATCCAAGAGACTCGAGGCGAAAAAGCTAGCTATTCCGTATTACTTGTTCATGCCCAAGACACATTAATGAATACTATTTTAGCTTCGACCTTAATTCGCGAAATGATTGAAATGTACCAAGAAATCAAAGCAATAAAAATGGAGGGGGAAAAGTAA
- a CDS encoding PTS sugar transporter subunit IIB — MEMDQLHVLLVCNLGASTGVMVTKMKEVAQNSEKLKNTDVKIEAHPAGELREYIEAFDVILVGPQIKHQLKHLSEIAAEFDKPIQVIDTKDYGTVNGANILKDAIILKMNK; from the coding sequence ATGGAAATGGATCAATTACATGTGCTTTTAGTGTGTAACTTAGGAGCATCTACAGGAGTTATGGTCACCAAAATGAAAGAGGTCGCACAAAATAGCGAGAAACTGAAAAATACGGACGTTAAAATCGAAGCTCATCCAGCAGGAGAACTTCGTGAATATATTGAAGCATTTGATGTTATTTTAGTTGGTCCGCAAATCAAGCACCAATTAAAACACTTAAGTGAGATTGCAGCTGAATTTGATAAACCCATCCAAGTCATTGACACAAAGGATTACGGAACAGTCAACGGTGCAAATATTTTAAAAGATGCGATTATCCTTAAAATGAATAAATAA
- a CDS encoding PTS sugar transporter subunit IIC codes for MSSKNKQSFMNRFIAFMEKYFEPVAARIEKQRHISSIKNGMIALISVLIIGSFSLIISAIGNMFPAGSGVKEFFIQNAAALNLPFQFTFGLLSIYAAITISYSHAKQMKVPVLHSVMAAVMVTLILNTKMVDGVLNTEFLDSRGLFIAIFGALISVELIGLFIRKNITIRIKGLPAGIATTFEAIIPLVVLLFGAVGLSILMQSVTSGQIIPEAFTTMLAPAINSIDTPYAVFLICFLEMLFWFIGLNGYAILIGFVLPFMTQYLGANAAAYAAGEPIPHVFAPNFWDYFMGFSGSGITGALVILALFSKSKELKAVGKVSVVPAIFTISEPVVFGLPICFNPYLFIPFVLGTPILAVGQWFVFHFGWVRPPIANVGGTPIPLAQYLATMDWRAIVLIIFVLAAAVCMYYPFFKMYEKSLIKEEAVVSDREAAHAALDLDF; via the coding sequence ATGTCGAGTAAAAACAAACAATCTTTTATGAATCGTTTTATCGCTTTTATGGAGAAGTATTTTGAACCTGTCGCTGCGAGAATTGAAAAGCAACGCCATATTTCTTCCATTAAAAATGGGATGATTGCTCTCATTTCCGTGTTGATTATTGGCTCATTTTCACTGATTATTTCGGCTATAGGAAATATGTTTCCAGCAGGTTCTGGTGTAAAAGAATTCTTCATTCAAAATGCCGCAGCGCTTAATTTGCCTTTCCAGTTTACATTTGGACTATTATCGATTTATGCAGCAATCACTATTTCTTACAGCCATGCTAAGCAAATGAAAGTTCCAGTACTTCATAGCGTCATGGCGGCTGTTATGGTAACACTTATTTTGAATACGAAAATGGTCGATGGCGTTCTAAATACAGAATTTTTAGATTCTAGAGGTTTATTTATCGCTATCTTTGGGGCTTTAATTTCGGTAGAACTGATTGGTTTGTTCATTAGAAAAAATATCACTATCCGGATTAAAGGTTTGCCAGCAGGAATCGCGACTACTTTTGAGGCAATCATTCCACTTGTGGTGTTGTTATTTGGTGCAGTTGGTTTAAGTATTTTGATGCAAAGTGTCACCAGCGGGCAAATTATTCCAGAAGCCTTTACGACAATGCTTGCTCCGGCAATTAATAGTATTGATACCCCTTATGCTGTATTCTTAATTTGCTTCTTAGAAATGCTATTTTGGTTTATTGGTTTAAATGGTTATGCGATTTTGATTGGTTTTGTACTTCCTTTTATGACACAATATTTAGGAGCGAATGCAGCAGCTTATGCAGCAGGAGAGCCAATTCCTCACGTTTTCGCGCCAAACTTTTGGGATTACTTTATGGGATTTTCTGGTTCAGGTATTACGGGCGCACTCGTTATTCTTGCCCTATTTAGTAAATCCAAAGAGTTAAAGGCTGTCGGCAAGGTATCTGTTGTACCAGCTATTTTCACGATTTCTGAGCCAGTTGTTTTCGGATTACCAATCTGTTTTAATCCGTATTTGTTTATTCCGTTTGTACTTGGAACACCAATTTTAGCAGTGGGTCAATGGTTTGTGTTTCACTTTGGCTGGGTTCGGCCCCCAATTGCGAACGTCGGCGGGACACCGATTCCACTAGCTCAATACTTAGCAACAATGGACTGGCGAGCAATCGTCTTAATCATCTTTGTTCTAGCAGCAGCGGTCTGCATGTATTATCCATTCTTCAAAATGTATGAGAAAAGTTTAATTAAAGAAGAGGCAGTTGTATCTGACCGTGAAGCAGCACACGCGGCTCTGGACTTAGATTTCTAA
- a CDS encoding BglG family transcription antiterminator, with amino-acid sequence MKLNQQCIQILDFLMEQEDFKNIGYISSTLGYSERSVRYSLEKIDVFLSEQTLPALVRHTRKGVLLPEKNIISPVVNKFKQQITPKKYRYSQEEVQQFLLLKLLLSEEVLPVTYFEEVLFISRSSVLNHLRAIEGELFLNNLDLSHQPRHGFLVTGNLITKSSLFARSFLRFINIREFYQFLDSENSLSKKGELFFYNLFELEILQEVNLEAHSVEENASRAMDEQLYLTLIAILLKQHEAKADFQFQTSFVVTDELDQALETIIGSLKQYQYGQEDEAVIDAFVTGICEQMGEIYQVDFIDGETDFFAQIKAHIKLMIRRVRAGVSIENPIFNEFMRDNSEIFMRVKESLEALKPLLPISVSSQEISFLAIYFASEVQRNRQTEDLKPNLLIICPEGVAVSKMIAIQLKKMFEFESIQTIGLRKFKREMMQKFDFVISTVDLPDMHDSNVLRIHSYLQKEDMELLQKHLRMKLVKDDKQIINKFSKILAIIGENTQINNLSKLEFDLLEALISDEGEAPKKVIPPFYFTERAIELENYCPTWRQAIKIGTKCLEDLQVVEPSYHEKIMENLKMYGPYMVIAPGVVIAHAGASDGVLMDGLGVTVIEDGILFYDRYEEPVHVIFTLALKTKEAHLLVEQLMKLALDEERIKKIRMASSKRDIYHYVKSAILE; translated from the coding sequence ATGAAATTAAATCAACAGTGTATTCAAATTTTAGACTTTCTTATGGAGCAAGAAGACTTTAAAAATATTGGTTATATTTCAAGTACGCTTGGCTATTCGGAACGTAGTGTTCGTTATAGCTTGGAAAAAATTGATGTTTTTCTAAGCGAGCAAACATTACCCGCGCTCGTCAGGCACACGAGGAAAGGGGTGCTACTTCCGGAAAAGAATATTATCAGCCCGGTGGTAAATAAATTTAAGCAACAAATTACACCAAAAAAATACCGTTACAGCCAAGAGGAAGTACAGCAATTTTTATTACTTAAGTTGCTTTTAAGTGAAGAAGTGCTCCCAGTTACTTATTTTGAAGAAGTACTGTTTATTTCGCGGTCATCGGTGTTAAACCATCTACGTGCAATCGAAGGCGAACTTTTTTTAAATAATTTAGATTTATCCCATCAGCCTAGGCACGGTTTTCTAGTGACTGGGAACTTGATAACCAAATCGTCTTTGTTTGCCAGAAGCTTTCTACGTTTTATTAATATTCGCGAATTCTATCAGTTTTTAGATTCGGAAAATAGCTTGTCGAAAAAAGGGGAGTTATTTTTTTATAATCTTTTTGAGTTAGAAATTTTGCAGGAAGTAAATTTAGAAGCACATTCGGTTGAGGAAAATGCAAGTCGAGCAATGGATGAACAGCTATATTTAACACTGATTGCGATTTTACTGAAGCAACATGAAGCGAAAGCGGATTTTCAGTTTCAAACTAGTTTCGTCGTGACCGATGAACTTGATCAAGCACTAGAAACGATTATTGGCTCGCTTAAACAATATCAATATGGCCAGGAAGATGAAGCGGTTATTGATGCGTTTGTAACAGGGATATGCGAACAAATGGGTGAAATTTATCAAGTGGATTTTATAGATGGAGAGACAGACTTTTTTGCTCAGATTAAAGCGCATATTAAATTAATGATTAGACGAGTTCGAGCAGGAGTAAGTATTGAAAATCCAATTTTTAATGAGTTTATGCGTGACAATAGCGAAATATTTATGCGCGTCAAAGAAAGTCTAGAGGCATTAAAACCATTATTACCCATTTCAGTAAGTTCACAGGAAATTTCATTTTTAGCGATTTACTTTGCTTCTGAAGTACAGCGAAACAGGCAAACGGAAGATCTGAAACCAAATTTGCTGATTATCTGCCCAGAAGGTGTAGCAGTCTCGAAAATGATTGCGATTCAATTAAAGAAAATGTTTGAATTCGAGTCAATCCAAACCATTGGTCTGCGCAAATTCAAACGAGAAATGATGCAAAAATTTGATTTTGTGATTAGTACGGTGGATTTACCTGACATGCATGATTCCAACGTATTACGGATTCATAGCTATCTACAAAAAGAAGATATGGAACTTTTGCAAAAACATTTACGAATGAAACTTGTGAAAGATGATAAACAGATTATTAATAAGTTCAGTAAAATCCTCGCTATCATTGGGGAAAATACGCAAATAAATAATTTGAGTAAATTAGAATTTGATTTATTGGAAGCGCTTATATCTGATGAAGGAGAAGCGCCTAAAAAAGTTATTCCACCATTTTATTTTACCGAACGAGCAATCGAACTAGAAAACTATTGCCCTACTTGGCGCCAAGCAATTAAAATCGGAACGAAATGTCTAGAAGATTTACAAGTAGTGGAACCAAGCTATCATGAAAAAATTATGGAGAATTTAAAAATGTATGGGCCATATATGGTGATTGCGCCGGGTGTGGTCATTGCCCATGCAGGTGCTAGTGATGGCGTTTTAATGGACGGGCTTGGTGTGACAGTCATTGAAGATGGTATTTTATTTTATGATAGGTACGAGGAGCCGGTGCACGTTATTTTCACACTGGCTTTAAAAACAAAAGAAGCACATTTGCTGGTGGAACAATTGATGAAACTAGCATTAGATGAAGAAAGAATTAAAAAAATTAGAATGGCTAGCTCAAAGCGTGATATTTATCATTACGTTAAATCAGCTATCTTGGAATGA
- a CDS encoding aldo/keto reductase, whose translation MEKIIVQGRKNGQKVDIECSNLVMGAGDFLRVDNMDFAGAVLDQYFALGGNIFDTARHYRHSEKAIGAWMETRGNRESIVIQTKGGHPVREASDVPRVTPEAIYEDISVSLEMLQTDHVELFALHRDNPTVEVGPIMEALHKEVENGRVYAIGLSNWELPRIIEANDYAMTHGLTPLSFNSPNFSLAKVNRPRWENCVSASEEMVRWHEQTNLPLFSWSSQAGGFFSGRFSEQDQSDTEMVEVYYSEANWERYKRAKELAQKKGCTAIQVSLAYVLSQSFPTAAVIGPENQVELKSSVAAASIQLTREEVAWLDLKA comes from the coding sequence ATGGAAAAAATTATCGTGCAAGGAAGAAAAAATGGTCAAAAAGTCGATATTGAATGTTCTAATTTAGTCATGGGTGCAGGGGATTTTTTACGAGTGGATAATATGGATTTCGCAGGTGCTGTTCTCGATCAATATTTTGCACTCGGTGGAAATATTTTTGATACTGCTCGCCATTATCGTCATAGTGAAAAAGCCATTGGAGCTTGGATGGAGACGCGTGGTAATCGAGAAAGTATTGTCATCCAAACAAAAGGTGGGCACCCAGTCCGAGAAGCAAGTGATGTACCTCGTGTAACGCCAGAAGCGATTTATGAAGATATTTCAGTGAGTTTGGAGATGCTTCAAACGGATCATGTAGAGTTATTTGCGCTACATCGAGATAATCCTACTGTTGAAGTGGGACCGATTATGGAAGCATTACACAAAGAAGTGGAAAATGGTCGTGTATATGCGATTGGACTTTCTAATTGGGAGTTGCCGCGAATTATCGAAGCAAATGATTACGCCATGACTCACGGATTGACTCCACTTAGTTTTAATAGCCCTAATTTTAGTTTGGCAAAAGTAAACCGACCACGCTGGGAAAATTGTGTTTCCGCAAGTGAAGAGATGGTGCGCTGGCATGAACAAACGAATTTACCACTTTTTTCTTGGTCTTCACAGGCTGGCGGTTTCTTTTCTGGCAGATTTTCAGAACAAGATCAATCAGATACCGAAATGGTGGAAGTTTACTATAGCGAAGCCAACTGGGAACGTTACAAACGTGCCAAAGAGCTAGCTCAGAAAAAAGGATGTACTGCCATTCAAGTTTCGCTTGCCTACGTGTTAAGTCAATCTTTCCCAACGGCAGCGGTAATCGGCCCTGAAAATCAAGTGGAACTAAAATCTTCTGTAGCAGCGGCGAGCATTCAACTGACCCGAGAAGAAGTAGCATGGCTTGATTTAAAAGCATAG
- a CDS encoding sugar phosphate isomerase/epimerase family protein, producing MDIKEKIAVQLYSVRKEMERDLEGTFKKIHEIGFRYVQLDGMRGNNPAEVLRLLSKYELKVIGMHIKHDRFMTDLDGIIQEAYYFGCKTIFDKYIEEEDQTLAGYKATKEVLIRAVQRLNALGFRVGLHNPEYDFNALIAGRRVMDFITDPVNGICIYAEPDTYWIRAAGHDEGEFIKRYSGRAPIVHMKDFVSGFALEDMDNNLVEIGQGEVDFRAIIDWGEANGVEYYCIEQDRSKRDMFDTLKSSYSYLLNL from the coding sequence ATGGATATTAAAGAAAAAATAGCGGTCCAACTTTATTCAGTACGGAAAGAAATGGAACGAGATTTAGAAGGTACATTCAAAAAAATTCATGAAATTGGGTTTCGTTATGTGCAACTCGATGGTATGCGAGGAAATAATCCTGCCGAAGTTTTACGTTTGCTTAGTAAATATGAGTTAAAGGTCATTGGTATGCATATAAAGCATGACCGTTTTATGACAGACTTAGATGGTATCATTCAAGAAGCCTATTACTTTGGCTGTAAAACCATTTTTGATAAGTATATCGAGGAGGAAGATCAAACGCTTGCTGGTTATAAAGCAACAAAAGAAGTGCTAATTAGGGCTGTTCAGCGATTAAATGCACTTGGTTTTCGAGTTGGCTTGCATAACCCAGAATATGATTTTAATGCGTTAATTGCTGGCCGAAGAGTGATGGATTTCATTACAGACCCAGTAAATGGTATATGTATTTATGCAGAACCAGATACATACTGGATTAGAGCGGCTGGACATGATGAAGGAGAGTTTATCAAGCGATACAGTGGACGAGCGCCAATTGTCCATATGAAAGACTTTGTCAGCGGTTTTGCATTAGAAGACATGGACAATAACTTAGTGGAAATTGGTCAAGGTGAGGTAGATTTTCGTGCAATAATTGACTGGGGCGAAGCGAATGGAGTCGAGTATTACTGCATCGAGCAAGATCGGTCGAAAAGAGATATGTTTGATACATTAAAATCCAGTTACAGTTATTTGTTGAATTTATAA
- a CDS encoding glucosamine-6-phosphate deaminase, whose product MKVVIKESPQVVAETISKKIIELVNEKPTSLVCIAGGDTPLLTIEALVKANQAGEVDFSKTQFVGLDEWVGLGRETKGSCIQTLYDAFFDRLKDVTSEQICFFDGKAADLETECSRVDTFIDDRGGMDFILLGIGLNGHIGFNEPFVPVDVNCHIVELDDVTKRVMSKYFETDLPLTHGMSLGMKQILAAKEIYLVATGEKKAAIVQQVVETEPTVEIPATLAKQTTSTLVVDKLAASGCEI is encoded by the coding sequence ATGAAAGTAGTTATAAAAGAAAGTCCTCAAGTAGTAGCTGAAACAATAAGTAAAAAGATTATTGAATTAGTAAATGAAAAGCCAACAAGCTTAGTTTGTATTGCTGGTGGAGATACACCGTTATTAACGATAGAAGCATTAGTAAAAGCGAATCAAGCAGGGGAAGTAGATTTTAGTAAGACGCAATTTGTTGGTTTAGATGAATGGGTCGGACTTGGTAGAGAAACAAAAGGAAGTTGTATCCAGACTTTATATGATGCTTTTTTTGACCGTTTAAAGGATGTCACAAGTGAGCAGATTTGCTTTTTTGACGGGAAAGCCGCTGATTTAGAAACAGAATGTTCTCGTGTAGACACATTTATTGATGATCGTGGTGGGATGGATTTTATCTTGCTAGGAATCGGTCTTAACGGACATATTGGTTTTAACGAACCATTTGTACCTGTCGATGTCAATTGTCATATAGTGGAATTAGATGATGTGACTAAACGTGTCATGAGTAAATACTTCGAGACAGATTTACCTTTAACTCACGGAATGTCACTTGGAATGAAACAGATTTTAGCAGCAAAAGAAATTTATTTAGTCGCTACTGGTGAGAAAAAAGCCGCAATTGTTCAACAGGTTGTCGAAACTGAGCCAACTGTGGAAATTCCAGCAACTTTAGCCAAACAAACTACTTCTACACTAGTAGTAGATAAATTGGCAGCAAGTGGGTGTGAAATCTAA